A region of Malaciobacter marinus DNA encodes the following proteins:
- a CDS encoding molybdopterin oxidoreductase family protein — protein sequence MKNTNVICPYCGTGCGVRLTSHENRIVKVKGIKENPVNEGHLCLKGIYGWDYVSSNERLTKPLIRKKDGVFSKDGDFVESSWDEALSLVVSKMKEVKQKFGPDAIVGNFSARCTLEENYVAQKFMRAIIGTNNIDHCARVUHAPTVAGLAKTIGNGTATNSFTEVGEHSNCVLMIGSNPENGHPIAAMHIQRAISRGAKLIVIDPIKTEFAQKADAFIQLPPEYNIPIINMLISHIINNELYDKEFVENYTHGFEYLKEAVKDYTAKKVSEMTGVDEELLIKAAELYATSKPAVITHGMGVTHFNHGVGNVCDISNLMLITGNIGKLGAGDLPLRGQQNVQGACDMGILPNIFPNLKLVTSKQARDYFEELWDCKQPLSSKIGIHKTEVPDAILDGKVKFFYTIGENPVISEPNTNHFLKGISKVDFYVVQDIFLTETALKADVVLPAVSVAEKQGCYLNAERRVQLNEKTLDPKGDVKQDWEIICELAKRFDAKGFDYTTPEQIWNEVRVADPKRFKGITYKRLREISGIAWPCPSEDHPGTPSLYMDKKFFTKDQKANLVPVVFIDDKNDTAKAEEELRKKLNLPEGYPCMVGSVDEKTDEKFPISLLTTRKVYQYTVGTMTRKSKIIEEGGDAHGPTAEINPALAKRYNLKNRDFIKVESRYGYIAVLVEITETIPDNIMQMTFHYWEGLCNELTSSGWDYTTKTPTYKAAVKMEKISQEEYSQIMEIKKLKFKTSKIIYDDYHH from the coding sequence ATGAAAAATACAAACGTTATCTGTCCCTATTGTGGGACAGGCTGCGGAGTTCGTTTGACTTCGCATGAAAATCGAATAGTAAAAGTAAAAGGTATAAAAGAAAACCCTGTAAATGAAGGACATTTATGCCTAAAAGGTATTTATGGGTGGGATTATGTTAGTTCAAATGAGAGATTAACAAAACCTTTAATTAGAAAAAAAGATGGAGTTTTCTCAAAAGATGGAGATTTTGTTGAATCATCATGGGATGAAGCTCTTAGTTTAGTTGTTTCAAAAATGAAAGAAGTAAAACAAAAATTTGGTCCTGATGCAATAGTTGGAAATTTTTCAGCTAGATGTACATTGGAAGAAAATTATGTTGCTCAAAAATTTATGAGAGCAATTATAGGTACAAACAACATAGATCACTGCGCAAGAGTTTGACATGCACCAACAGTAGCCGGTCTGGCTAAAACAATTGGTAATGGTACAGCTACAAACAGTTTTACAGAAGTTGGAGAACACTCAAATTGTGTTTTAATGATTGGTTCAAATCCTGAAAATGGACATCCAATTGCAGCAATGCATATTCAAAGAGCAATATCAAGAGGAGCCAAATTAATTGTAATTGATCCTATAAAAACTGAATTTGCACAAAAAGCGGATGCTTTTATTCAGCTTCCACCTGAGTACAACATTCCGATTATAAATATGCTAATTTCGCATATTATAAACAATGAATTATATGATAAAGAGTTTGTTGAGAATTATACTCATGGTTTTGAATATTTAAAAGAAGCTGTTAAAGATTATACTGCTAAAAAAGTATCTGAAATGACAGGTGTTGATGAAGAGTTATTAATTAAAGCAGCAGAACTTTATGCTACATCAAAGCCTGCTGTGATTACTCATGGTATGGGTGTAACACATTTTAATCATGGGGTAGGAAATGTTTGTGATATTTCAAACTTGATGTTAATAACAGGAAATATTGGAAAATTAGGAGCAGGGGATTTACCTCTTAGAGGTCAACAAAATGTTCAAGGTGCTTGTGATATGGGAATTTTACCAAATATTTTCCCTAATTTAAAACTTGTAACAAGTAAACAAGCAAGAGATTATTTTGAAGAACTTTGGGATTGTAAACAACCTTTAAGTTCAAAAATTGGTATTCATAAAACAGAAGTTCCTGATGCGATTTTAGATGGTAAAGTTAAGTTTTTCTATACTATTGGTGAAAATCCAGTTATTTCAGAACCTAATACAAATCACTTTTTAAAGGGTATTTCAAAAGTTGATTTTTATGTAGTTCAAGATATCTTTTTAACAGAAACAGCACTTAAAGCAGATGTTGTTTTACCTGCTGTTAGTGTTGCAGAAAAACAAGGTTGTTATTTAAATGCAGAAAGAAGAGTTCAATTAAATGAAAAAACACTAGATCCAAAAGGAGATGTAAAACAAGATTGGGAAATCATTTGTGAGTTAGCAAAAAGATTTGATGCAAAAGGTTTTGATTATACAACACCTGAACAAATTTGGAATGAAGTAAGAGTTGCTGATCCTAAAAGATTTAAAGGAATTACTTATAAAAGATTAAGAGAAATTAGTGGGATAGCTTGGCCTTGTCCAAGTGAAGATCATCCTGGAACACCAAGTTTGTACATGGATAAAAAGTTTTTTACAAAAGATCAAAAAGCAAATTTAGTACCTGTTGTTTTTATTGATGATAAAAATGATACGGCTAAGGCAGAAGAAGAGCTTCGTAAAAAGTTAAATTTACCTGAGGGATATCCTTGTATGGTAGGTTCTGTTGATGAAAAAACAGATGAAAAGTTTCCAATTTCACTTTTAACAACAAGAAAGGTATATCAATATACAGTTGGAACAATGACAAGAAAGTCAAAAATTATTGAAGAGGGTGGAGATGCTCATGGTCCAACAGCTGAAATTAATCCAGCACTTGCAAAAAGATATAATTTAAAAAATAGAGATTTTATCAAAGTTGAAAGTAGATATGGTTATATAGCAGTTTTAGTAGAAATTACAGAAACGATTCCAGATAATATAATGCAGATGACTTTTCACTATTGGGAAGGTTTATGCAATGAATTAACTAGTTCTGGATGGGATTATACAACTAAAACACCAACATATAAAGCAGCTGTTAAAATGGAGAAAATTTCTCAAGAAGAGTATAGCCAGATTATGGAGATTAAAAAACTTAAATTTAAAACATCAAAAATTATTTATGATGATTATCATCATTAA
- a CDS encoding formate/nitrite transporter family protein has product MLSPADTAQSLVKGLEHKVKMPIVSIIFLSIMAGGSIAMGDIFWAHSTVGVAEASSPGIANFLGGVAFSVGLIMVVFFGGHLFTSSLMSGVSTLDHKLSFSKTIFYWFIVWIFNFVGAALVAYMYYKAQLPLKYDGQILHHFLEMGVAKNNLSFEAAFIRAIFCNVFVCMAVWAATGASDAAGKVLSIVLIIAAFVGSGYEHVVANMFIFTEALLAKAYYLNEAGGTIQALAEHSHIAAAKLEEFTFLNIIPNNLLPVTLGNIVGGLFFVGVVGFMSHKTDMKK; this is encoded by the coding sequence ATGTTATCACCAGCAGATACAGCGCAATCATTAGTTAAAGGTTTAGAACATAAGGTCAAAATGCCAATAGTAAGTATTATTTTCTTATCAATTATGGCAGGTGGATCAATAGCAATGGGGGATATTTTTTGGGCCCATTCTACAGTTGGAGTTGCTGAAGCATCATCTCCTGGTATCGCAAACTTTTTAGGAGGAGTTGCCTTTTCAGTGGGGCTTATAATGGTAGTTTTCTTTGGAGGACATCTATTTACTAGTTCATTAATGTCAGGAGTTTCAACACTTGATCATAAATTGTCATTTTCAAAAACAATTTTTTATTGGTTTATTGTTTGGATTTTTAACTTTGTTGGAGCAGCCTTAGTAGCTTATATGTATTATAAAGCACAATTGCCTTTAAAATATGATGGTCAAATATTACATCATTTTCTTGAAATGGGTGTAGCAAAGAATAATCTTTCTTTTGAAGCTGCATTTATTAGAGCAATTTTTTGTAATGTATTTGTATGTATGGCCGTTTGGGCAGCAACTGGTGCTTCTGATGCAGCAGGTAAAGTTTTATCAATAGTTTTAATTATTGCAGCATTTGTTGGGTCTGGTTATGAACACGTTGTTGCAAATATGTTCATTTTTACAGAAGCGTTATTAGCAAAAGCATATTATCTTAATGAAGCAGGAGGTACTATTCAAGCACTAGCAGAACATTCACATATAGCAGCAGCTAAATTAGAAGAGTTTACATTTTTAAATATCATTCCAAATAATCTTCTTCCTGTAACACTTGGAAATATAGTTGGAGGATTGTTTTTTGTAGGAGTTGTTGGTTTTATGTCTCATAAAACTGATATGAAAAAATAA
- a CDS encoding hydrogenase 3 maturation endopeptidase HyCI, with amino-acid sequence MKKAILTIGNTLRGDDGVTAYLGSLIEKDSSLDWQIFYGEDTPESEFHKIREYAPDLIIVADAMTGMKVGSVEVMDLSDDRDYMYSTHNLPTPILISYLKGFCRRVLFLGLTVDIENVLEVNEEVSKEAKQTAKSAFERVKEIDSIFDDNN; translated from the coding sequence ATGAAAAAAGCAATTTTAACAATAGGAAATACTTTAAGAGGAGATGATGGAGTAACTGCTTATTTAGGAAGTTTAATTGAAAAAGATAGCTCTTTAGATTGGCAGATATTTTATGGAGAAGATACTCCTGAGAGTGAATTTCACAAAATAAGAGAGTATGCACCTGATTTAATCATTGTAGCAGATGCAATGACGGGAATGAAAGTAGGAAGTGTTGAAGTTATGGATTTGAGTGATGATAGGGATTATATGTACTCAACACATAACTTACCAACACCAATATTAATAAGTTATTTAAAAGGATTTTGTCGAAGAGTTCTTTTTTTAGGATTAACAGTTGATATTGAAAATGTATTAGAGGTAAATGAAGAAGTTTCAAAAGAAGCTAAACAAACAGCAAAAAGTGCTTTTGAAAGAGTAAAAGAGATAGATTCAATTTTCGATGATAATAATTAA
- a CDS encoding formate hydrogenlyase maturation HycH family protein has translation MIEICKLTKRRVDPTSPDLPEKYKQVKIFSMAVGHGVGTVDFMECIKKISEEEYLKVVEDCGEYAQFKLGNLTKYFEIEVFPEHAQLLVPEMPDCYLKTLFSSLEEGFIVIRKSI, from the coding sequence ATGATAGAAATATGTAAATTAACTAAAAGAAGAGTAGATCCTACATCACCAGATTTACCTGAAAAATATAAACAAGTAAAAATTTTTTCAATGGCTGTTGGTCATGGTGTAGGAACTGTAGATTTTATGGAGTGCATAAAGAAAATATCTGAAGAAGAGTATTTAAAAGTAGTTGAAGATTGTGGAGAATATGCACAATTTAAACTAGGAAACTTAACTAAATATTTTGAAATAGAAGTTTTTCCAGAACATGCACAACTATTAGTGCCAGAAATGCCTGATTGTTACTTAAAAACTCTTTTTTCTTCTTTGGAAGAAGGATTTATTGTGATAAGGAAAAGCATATGA
- a CDS encoding NADH-quinone oxidoreductase subunit B family protein, producing the protein MSKTYVVPEDIKDANNLEAKLEHLKNIKRSFNVFRVDCGSCNGCEIEIFAAITPMWDPERLGFKLVASPRHADILICSGPVTRQMYYPLLRAYEATPDPKVVVAIGACGSSGGIFHDAYSVWGGIDKVIPVDVYIPGCPPHPATIVHGLASALGILEQKLEYKEHKDGSNDSPVLEDSLLGNILFERDVLVEAKRLMSYYFGRKLYEKYINALKNTSDIKDIKKTKKVIEIYSSEEEDSRYEECMQKLHNNVYLKYMKQFVIINDEDKFII; encoded by the coding sequence ATGAGTAAAACATATGTAGTACCAGAAGATATAAAAGATGCAAATAATCTTGAAGCAAAATTAGAACATCTAAAAAATATTAAAAGAAGTTTTAATGTTTTTAGAGTTGATTGTGGTTCATGCAATGGTTGTGAAATTGAAATTTTTGCAGCTATTACACCAATGTGGGATCCTGAGAGATTAGGTTTTAAACTTGTTGCAAGTCCAAGACATGCAGATATATTAATATGTTCAGGACCAGTTACTAGACAAATGTATTATCCTTTATTACGAGCGTATGAAGCAACTCCAGATCCAAAAGTAGTAGTTGCAATTGGTGCTTGTGGTTCAAGTGGAGGTATTTTTCATGATGCATATAGTGTGTGGGGTGGAATTGATAAGGTTATTCCTGTGGATGTATATATTCCAGGATGTCCTCCTCATCCAGCTACTATTGTTCATGGATTAGCATCAGCACTTGGAATTTTAGAACAAAAACTTGAATATAAAGAACATAAAGATGGTTCTAATGATTCTCCAGTACTTGAAGATTCTTTATTAGGAAATATTCTTTTTGAAAGAGATGTTTTAGTTGAAGCTAAAAGGCTTATGAGTTATTACTTTGGTAGAAAACTTTATGAAAAATATATTAATGCTTTAAAAAATACTAGTGATATAAAAGATATCAAAAAAACTAAAAAAGTTATAGAGATATATAGTAGTGAAGAAGAAGATTCAAGGTATGAAGAGTGTATGCAAAAACTTCATAATAATGTTTACTTAAAGTATATGAAACAGTTTGTAATCATTAACGATGAGGATAAATTTATAATTTAA
- a CDS encoding formate hydrogenlyase complex iron-sulfur subunit, producing the protein MKLLDMTKKYGSATHKYPLEPYEVFDGFRGKPSYTYENCIGCTACGVACPSNAINVKLNKENTKLVWEFDAARCIFCGRCDEVCPTSAIVLSKEFELAVKFDKNSLKERGELDVQYCEVCNKPFTTKKLISYNLNRLQKAGWDKNSLDTKVKYIRTCTDCKRNHEVENLTSNFKRGTK; encoded by the coding sequence ATGAAACTACTTGATATGACAAAAAAGTATGGAAGTGCAACACATAAATATCCTTTAGAACCATATGAAGTATTTGATGGTTTTAGAGGAAAACCATCATATACATATGAAAATTGTATTGGGTGTACTGCTTGTGGGGTTGCTTGTCCATCAAATGCTATAAATGTAAAATTAAATAAAGAGAATACAAAACTAGTATGGGAGTTTGATGCTGCAAGATGTATTTTTTGTGGTAGATGTGATGAGGTATGCCCAACAAGTGCTATTGTACTTTCAAAAGAGTTTGAATTAGCAGTAAAATTTGATAAAAATAGTTTAAAAGAAAGAGGTGAACTTGATGTTCAATATTGTGAAGTTTGCAATAAACCTTTTACAACGAAAAAACTTATTTCATACAATTTAAATAGATTACAAAAAGCTGGATGGGATAAAAATAGTTTAGATACAAAAGTTAAATATATAAGAACTTGTACAGATTGTAAAAGAAATCATGAAGTTGAAAATTTAACAAGTAATTTTAAAAGGGGTACAAAATGA
- a CDS encoding NADH-quinone oxidoreductase subunit C, whose amino-acid sequence MKVGQNFIDKVKETIAIRDVYRQPEDQITITVDRNDLPEAVRILYYDLGGWLSTMIPNDERQLNGNYALYYVLSMEGNKMFEGDELPQDQKCWITVKTYLPASDLTYPSVTLKVPAAVWYEREAYDMFGLTAVGLPDPRRLMVSDDWPEGLFPLRKDSMDYRHRPDPVDHKDEPDYEFMKPKGAGVLDVPLGPLHITSDEPGHFRLYCDGDTIIDADYRLFYQHRGMEKLAENRMNYDQMGYLAERVCGICGYAHAIACIESAEKAIGLEIPLRAQAMRVICLEIERLHSHLLNIGLACEVTGNMNAFMHIFRIREFSMELAQLVTGGRKTYGNVVMGGLRRDMTGKEIKKSLELLKTIETQLDEVWDAVMDDKNQVARWKGVGILDKQVARDFSPVGPNVRGSGFKRDSRYDHPYDFLDQLDFKIPTEDGCDVFARETVRYKELVESISIIRQCFEMMPGGQTIITPQTMIKPEAYALGNDEAPRGENIHWIMHGNAQKVYRWRCRAATYNNWPSLRFQFRGNTIADAALIVCSLDPCFSCTERVTIVDVNSKKTKVLTQKDLKRYSQSLKSHPLKNM is encoded by the coding sequence ATGAAAGTAGGTCAAAACTTTATTGATAAAGTAAAAGAAACAATAGCAATAAGAGATGTTTATAGACAACCAGAAGATCAAATAACAATTACAGTTGATAGAAATGATCTTCCAGAAGCAGTAAGAATTTTATATTATGATTTAGGTGGTTGGTTATCAACAATGATTCCAAATGATGAGCGACAGTTAAATGGTAACTATGCTTTATATTATGTACTTTCTATGGAAGGTAATAAAATGTTTGAAGGAGATGAGTTACCACAAGATCAAAAATGTTGGATTACTGTAAAAACTTATCTTCCAGCATCTGATTTAACTTATCCATCAGTTACATTAAAAGTTCCAGCAGCAGTTTGGTATGAAAGAGAAGCATACGATATGTTTGGACTAACAGCGGTTGGACTTCCAGATCCAAGAAGACTTATGGTTTCAGATGATTGGCCTGAGGGGCTTTTCCCATTAAGAAAAGATTCTATGGATTATAGACATAGACCAGATCCAGTTGATCATAAAGATGAGCCTGATTATGAGTTTATGAAACCAAAAGGCGCAGGAGTTTTAGATGTGCCTTTAGGGCCTTTACATATTACAAGTGATGAGCCAGGACATTTTAGATTATATTGTGATGGTGATACAATTATTGATGCTGATTATAGACTTTTTTACCAACACAGAGGTATGGAAAAGCTTGCTGAAAATAGAATGAACTATGACCAAATGGGATATTTAGCTGAAAGAGTTTGTGGTATTTGTGGTTATGCCCATGCAATTGCTTGTATAGAATCAGCAGAAAAAGCAATAGGACTTGAAATACCTTTAAGAGCTCAAGCTATGAGAGTTATTTGTCTAGAGATTGAAAGACTTCACTCACATCTTTTAAATATAGGTCTTGCTTGTGAAGTTACTGGAAATATGAATGCCTTTATGCATATTTTTAGAATCAGAGAGTTCTCTATGGAATTAGCCCAATTAGTAACAGGTGGGAGAAAAACCTACGGAAATGTTGTAATGGGTGGATTAAGAAGAGATATGACAGGTAAAGAGATTAAAAAAAGTTTAGAACTTCTAAAAACTATTGAAACTCAATTAGATGAAGTTTGGGACGCTGTTATGGATGATAAAAATCAAGTTGCAAGATGGAAAGGCGTTGGTATTTTAGATAAACAAGTTGCAAGAGACTTTTCTCCTGTTGGTCCAAATGTAAGAGGAAGTGGTTTTAAAAGAGATTCAAGATATGACCATCCTTATGACTTTTTAGATCAATTAGATTTTAAAATTCCAACAGAAGATGGTTGTGATGTATTTGCAAGAGAAACTGTAAGATATAAAGAATTAGTTGAATCTATTTCTATTATTAGACAATGTTTTGAAATGATGCCAGGTGGACAAACTATTATTACTCCTCAGACTATGATTAAACCAGAAGCATATGCTTTAGGAAATGATGAAGCTCCAAGAGGTGAAAATATTCACTGGATTATGCATGGAAATGCACAAAAAGTATATAGATGGAGATGTAGAGCAGCAACTTATAATAACTGGCCATCTTTAAGATTCCAATTTAGAGGAAATACAATTGCAGATGCAGCATTGATAGTTTGTTCTTTAGACCCATGCTTTTCGTGTACAGAAAGAGTTACTATTGTTGATGTTAATAGCAAAAAAACTAAAGTATTAACGCAAAAAGACTTAAAAAGATATTCACAATCTTTAAAAAGTCATCCATTGAAAAATATGTAG
- a CDS encoding hydrogenase 4 subunit F gives MDIQQLLYLLMVLPVIASVVIWFLPKNYKVLSTFHILGSMATSIIGLLAVSKVIDGQTYFIFDEMFFLDSLGAVFISLIAVTGLLVNLYSVKYMQWEVEKGELTVKDTKLFFTLFHLFVFTMTFSVLANNIALMWVGIEATTLSSVFMVAIHKSKKSTETGWKYIIICSIGLAFALYATVLLYSAGFNIINDSHSAMLWTTLMAHSKEIDPDALKLIFVFALIGFGTKAGLAPTHTWLPDVHSEGPAPSSAMLSGILLKCAILALIRYYAVVGNSLAGFEYVQSLMIISGLVTIFIASFFLLMQHDVKRMFAYHSIAHMGVIAFGLGIGGAVGLFAALFHVLAHSVTKALAFCVTGNMIQIYGTRDMTKMGGLIKIAPITAILFGIAVCSLVGVPGFAIFVSEFLMIKQSIVNGLNLEVILFIIGLIIIFIADFSHFNLATFGKSNSKVLRNELPLSANLPLIGLASLIIIFGVFTIKPWFALLQNAVNIIMGI, from the coding sequence ATGGATATTCAACAATTATTATACTTATTAATGGTTTTACCTGTTATTGCATCAGTAGTAATATGGTTTTTACCAAAAAATTATAAAGTACTTAGTACTTTTCACATACTTGGTTCTATGGCAACTAGTATTATAGGCTTATTAGCTGTATCAAAAGTAATTGATGGACAAACATATTTTATCTTTGATGAGATGTTTTTTCTAGATTCATTAGGAGCAGTTTTTATTTCACTAATTGCAGTAACTGGACTTTTAGTTAATCTTTATTCAGTTAAATATATGCAATGGGAAGTTGAAAAAGGTGAATTAACTGTAAAAGATACTAAACTATTTTTTACTCTTTTTCATCTATTTGTTTTTACAATGACTTTTTCAGTTCTTGCAAATAATATTGCTTTAATGTGGGTTGGTATTGAAGCTACTACATTATCTTCTGTATTTATGGTTGCTATTCATAAGAGTAAAAAATCAACAGAAACAGGTTGGAAATATATTATTATTTGTAGTATTGGTTTAGCTTTTGCTTTATATGCAACAGTATTACTTTATAGTGCAGGTTTTAATATCATAAATGATAGTCACAGTGCAATGCTTTGGACTACATTAATGGCACACTCAAAAGAGATTGATCCAGATGCATTAAAACTTATTTTTGTATTTGCATTGATTGGTTTTGGAACAAAAGCAGGGCTTGCACCAACTCATACTTGGTTACCAGATGTACACTCAGAAGGTCCAGCTCCATCATCAGCTATGTTATCAGGAATACTTTTAAAATGTGCAATTTTAGCTTTAATTAGATACTACGCTGTTGTGGGTAATTCACTTGCAGGGTTTGAGTATGTTCAATCACTAATGATAATAAGTGGTTTAGTTACAATTTTTATTGCATCATTTTTCTTACTTATGCAACATGATGTTAAAAGAATGTTTGCTTATCACTCAATTGCACATATGGGTGTAATTGCATTTGGTTTAGGTATTGGAGGAGCAGTTGGATTATTTGCAGCACTATTCCATGTTTTAGCTCACTCAGTTACAAAAGCTTTAGCTTTTTGTGTTACAGGAAATATGATTCAAATTTATGGAACAAGAGATATGACTAAAATGGGTGGGCTAATAAAAATAGCTCCAATTACAGCAATTTTATTTGGTATTGCTGTTTGTTCTTTAGTTGGTGTTCCAGGATTTGCAATTTTTGTAAGTGAATTTTTAATGATAAAACAATCAATCGTAAATGGACTAAATTTAGAAGTTATATTATTTATTATTGGTCTGATTATAATCTTTATTGCTGACTTTTCACACTTTAATCTTGCAACATTTGGGAAAAGTAATTCAAAAGTTTTAAGAAATGAGTTACCTTTAAGTGCAAACTTACCATTAATTGGTCTTGCTTCATTGATTATAATTTTTGGGGTATTTACTATTAAGCCTTGGTTCGCACTATTACAAAATGCAGTAAATATTATTATGGGTATATAA
- the hyfE gene encoding hydrogenase 4 membrane subunit: MIDLLSILSIILIISSLCVFGIRNYKLATYAYSFQTFILVMIFIYLYKTYSADELGSWAIIAFFTKVIFVPVILLRLIKKLKVEHEDEPVLGFYVSPIVAIAFSLAIAMALYPIYLKFSLIKEHIPLIASITIFMIGIFGFVLRNSAIKQILAYCTFENGIHLSLALMAYNSPEIVELGILTDALFAVIITSIFASRFFKYFGSLDVSKATELKG; the protein is encoded by the coding sequence ATGATTGATTTATTAAGTATATTATCAATAATTTTAATTATTAGTTCACTTTGTGTTTTTGGAATAAGAAATTATAAACTTGCTACATATGCGTACTCTTTTCAAACGTTTATATTAGTGATGATTTTTATTTATCTTTATAAAACATATTCAGCAGATGAGTTAGGTAGTTGGGCGATAATTGCGTTTTTTACAAAAGTAATTTTTGTGCCAGTTATTTTACTAAGACTTATTAAAAAGTTAAAAGTTGAACATGAGGATGAACCCGTACTTGGATTTTATGTAAGTCCAATTGTTGCTATTGCATTTTCATTAGCTATTGCAATGGCTTTATATCCAATATATTTGAAATTTTCATTAATAAAAGAGCATATACCTTTAATTGCATCAATTACAATTTTTATGATTGGAATTTTTGGATTTGTATTAAGAAATTCAGCAATTAAACAAATTCTTGCTTATTGTACTTTTGAAAATGGAATACATTTATCTTTAGCATTAATGGCATATAACTCACCAGAAATTGTAGAGTTAGGAATTTTAACTGATGCTTTATTTGCAGTAATTATTACATCTATTTTTGCATCTAGATTCTTTAAATATTTTGGTTCTTTAGATGTTTCAAAAGCAACTGAGTTGAAAGGATAA
- a CDS encoding respiratory chain complex I subunit 1 family protein has translation MDSILFMILQVISIVLIAPLFDGMARKLRAKLQSREGAPDFFQTYRDISKLLKRSRTAPSCAHWVFKTGPFALFAAGAALLATIPITYSSNSFAGAYADVLVFIYLGALLRFAFGATSIDSGNPFAGVGGGREQILGIFVEPVMMISLLVVILLAGTTNLVEIQHLVRSGEIGYHTPAFAIASISFLWAVYVETGRKPYDLAEAEQELQEGVLGEYSGSDFSIAHAALILKQVAIIGLFLTIFEPWNFENPFLALIVFILKVGIFYVAAVFIDNFGPRFKVLTSLKNSAIPPLIISIIALILYVVGV, from the coding sequence ATGGACAGTATATTATTTATGATTTTACAAGTTATCTCAATTGTTCTTATAGCACCTTTGTTTGACGGAATGGCAAGAAAATTAAGAGCTAAATTGCAATCAAGAGAAGGTGCACCAGACTTTTTTCAAACATATAGAGATATTAGTAAACTTTTAAAAAGAAGTAGAACAGCACCTTCGTGTGCCCATTGGGTGTTTAAAACAGGACCTTTTGCTCTTTTTGCAGCAGGGGCAGCATTACTTGCAACTATACCTATTACATATAGTTCAAATAGTTTTGCGGGAGCTTATGCTGATGTATTAGTATTTATTTACTTAGGAGCATTATTAAGATTTGCATTTGGTGCAACATCAATTGATTCTGGAAATCCATTTGCAGGTGTTGGTGGAGGAAGAGAACAAATTTTAGGAATTTTTGTTGAACCTGTAATGATGATAAGTTTATTAGTAGTTATTTTATTAGCAGGAACTACAAACTTAGTTGAAATTCAACACTTAGTAAGAAGTGGAGAAATTGGATATCACACACCAGCATTTGCAATTGCTTCTATATCTTTTTTATGGGCAGTTTATGTTGAAACTGGTAGAAAACCTTATGACTTAGCAGAAGCAGAACAAGAGTTACAAGAAGGTGTTTTAGGTGAGTATTCAGGCTCAGATTTTTCAATAGCACATGCTGCATTAATATTAAAACAAGTTGCAATAATTGGACTTTTTTTAACTATTTTTGAACCATGGAATTTTGAAAATCCATTTTTAGCATTGATTGTATTTATTTTAAAAGTTGGAATTTTTTATGTAGCTGCTGTATTTATAGATAACTTTGGACCTAGATTTAAAGTCTTAACAAGTTTAAAAAATAGTGCAATTCCACCACTAATTATATCTATAATAGCACTAATTTTATATGTGGTAGGAGTGTAA